One region of Juglans microcarpa x Juglans regia isolate MS1-56 chromosome 7S, Jm3101_v1.0, whole genome shotgun sequence genomic DNA includes:
- the LOC121241204 gene encoding LOW QUALITY PROTEIN: structural maintenance of chromosomes protein 5 (The sequence of the model RefSeq protein was modified relative to this genomic sequence to represent the inferred CDS: inserted 1 base in 1 codon): protein MEPRAKRPKITRGEDDYMRGNIIEIELHNFMTFNHLKCKPGSRLNLVIGPNGSGKSSLVCAIAIGLGGEPQLLGRATSIGAYVKRGEESGYVTILLRGXTKDEKITIMRKIDTRNKSEWLFNGKVVPKKDIAEIIQRFNIQVNNLTQFLPQDRVCEFARLTPVQLLEETEKAVDPQLPIQHRALVGKSRELKNIKLSVERNGETLNQWKALNAELEKDVERVRQREELLVKVESMKKKLPWLKYDMEKAKYMESKELEKDARKKLDEAAKTLNGLREPIEKQKKEKAVLEAKCKKINSRIDENLKKRVALVESESHLGVQVRGKYKEMENLRRQEESRQQRLLKAKEDLAAAELEFGNLPLFEPPKDELEKLGAQILEQEDSANQKRYQKSEKEKLLSQKKLSLRHCLDRLTDMENTHNKCLQALKRSGAEKIFEAYQWLQEHRDEFNKEVYGPVLLEVNVSDRVHADYLEGHVPYYIWKSFITQDPGDRDFLVKNLRLFDVPVLNYMGDGRPKLPFQLSEEMHLLGIYSRLDQIFDAPNAVKEVLTGQCGLDHSYIGSKETDQKADELLKLHILDCWTPENHYRWSKSRYGDHFSASVEPVNRSSLLLCSLDLGEIEVMRSRKKELEESVAAFEGSLKSLQSELRYIEDEAAKLHKQREEIIKISQQEKRKRREMENHITQRRRKLESMEKGDDLDTVMAKLIDQAAKCNIQRFHCAIELKNLLVEAVSYKRSLAETRMSSIELDAKIRDLEVGLKEHEKFSMQASLHYECCKKDVEGCRQQLSVAKRHAESIAIITPELEKEFLEMPTTIEELEAAIQDNVSQANSILFLNNNILEEYEHRKCQIEALATKLEADKEELMRCLAEVDNLKENWLPTLRKLVAQINETFSRNFQEMAVAGEVSLDEDGKDFDQFGILIKVKFRQAGQLQVLSAHHQSGGERSVSTILYLISLQDLTDCPFRVVDEINQGMDPINERKMFQQLVRAASQPNTPQCFLLTPKLLPDLEYSEACSILNIMNGPWIEQPSKAWSSGDCWGTVTGLLGESRC, encoded by the exons ATGGAGCCTCGCGCTAAGCGCCCCAAGATCACAAG AGGGGAAGATGATTATATGCGTGGAAATATAATTGAGATTGAGCTCCACAATTTCATGACCTTTAATCACCTGAAATGCAAGCCAGGATCACGCCTGAACCTTGTAATTGGGCCAAATGGATCTGGGAAGAGCTCTCTCGTATGTGCCATTGCAATTGGTCTTGGTGGTGAGCCTCAG CTGCTTGGGAGGGCAACAAGTATTGGAGCATATGTGAAGCGTGGAGAGGAATCTGGTTATGTTACAATTTTGCTAAGAG ATACTAAAGACGAGAAGATCACCATTATGCGTAAAATTGATACTCGTAATAAGTCAGAGTGGTTGTTCAATG GAAAAGTAGTTCCTAAGAAAGATATTGCCGAAATCATTCAAAGGTTCAACATCCAAGTCAACAATTTGACTCAA TTTCTACCACAAGACAGGGTCTGTGAGTTTGCCAGATTAACTCCTGTGCAACTTCTAGAAGAGACTGAAAAGGCTGTTGATCCTCAACTTCCAATCCAACATCGTGCCCTTGTTGGAAAAAGCCGCGAGCTGAAGAATATTAAGCTA TCAGTTGAGAGAAATGGAGAAACTTTGAATCAGTGGAAGGCACTTAATGCTGAactagaaaaagatgttgagcGTGTCCGTCAAAGAGAAGAACTCCTAGTGAAG GTTGAGtccatgaaaaagaaattacccTGGCTGAAGTATGACATGGAAAAGGCCAAATATATGGAGTCTAAGGAGCTAGAAAAGGATGCCAGGAAAAAGTTGGATGAAGCTGCAAAAACTTTAAATGGCcttagagaaccaattga GAAACAAAAGAAGGAGAAAGCAGTGTTGGAAgctaaatgtaaaaaaattaacagccgcatagatgaaaatttgaaaaaacgtGTTGCACTTGTGGAAAGTGAAAGTCATTTG GGGGTGCAAGTTCGAGGGAAATACAAGGAAATGGAAAACTTGAGGAGGCAAGAAGAATCTCGTCAACAAAGACTCTTAAAAGCTAAAGAGGATCTTGCTGCAGCTGAACTAGAATTTGGAAATCTGCCGCTTTTTGAACCTCCAAAGGATGAACTA GAAAAATTAGGTGCTCAAATTCTTGAGCAAGAAGATTCTGCTAATCAGAAGAGGTATCAAAAGTCAGAGAAGGAAaaacttttatctcaaaaaaaattGAGCCTCAGGCACTGCCTAGACAG gcTGACAGATATGGAGAATACACATAACAAGTGCCTGCAGGCACTAAAGAGATCTGGAGCTGAGAAGATATTTGAGGCTTATCAGTGGCTGCAAGAACATcgagatgagttcaataaggaggtGTATGGTCCAGTTTTGCTTGAg GTTAATGTCTCAGATCGGGTTCATGCAGACTATTTAGAAGGTCATGTCCCATATTACATTTGGAAG TCTTTCATAACTCAGGATCCTGGTGATCGGgactttttagtaaaaaatctACGGTTATTTGATGTTCCAGTCTTAAATTATATGGGGGATGGTCGTCCAAAATTGCCCTTTCAACTTTCTGAGGAG ATGCATTTGCTTGGCATCTATTCTCGGCTTGACCAAATTTTTGACGCTCCTAATGCTGTGAAGGAGGTTTTGACTGGTCAATGTGGTTTGGATCATTCA TATATAGGGTCCAAGGAAACTGATCAAAAAGCTGATGAGCTTCTAAAGTTGCATATTTTAGATTGTTGGACACCAGAAAATCACTATCGGTGGTCTAAATCTAGATATGGTGATCATTTTTCCGCTAGTGTAGAACCAGTGAATCGTTCAAGTCTTCTTTTGTGTA GTTTGGATTTGGGGGAGATTGAAGTTATGAGGTCTAGGAAAAAGGAGCTGGAAGAATCTGTAGCTGCTTTTGAAGGAAGTCTTAAATCACTTCAGAGTGAGCTAAGATACATAGAGGATGAAGCAGCTAAACTTCATAAACAGCGG GAGGAGATTATCAAGATTTCACAGCAAGAGAAGAGAAAACGGCGTGAAATGGAAAACCATATCA CTCAGAGGAGAAGAAAATTAGAATCCATGGAAAAGGGGGATGACCTAGATACTGTTATGGCCAAGCTTATCGATCAAGCTGCAAAATGTAACATTCAGAGGTTCCATTGTGCAATTGAACTTAAG AACCTACTTGTTGAGGCTGTTTCTTACAAACGAAGTTTGGCAGAAACACGCATGTCATCCATTGAATTAGATGCAAAG ATTAGAGATTTGGAAGTTGGTCTCAAGGAGCATGAAAAGTTTTCCATGCAAGCATCACTGCACTATGAATGTT GTAAGAAGGACGTAGAGGGTTGTAGACAGCAGCTGTCAGTTGCCAAGAGGCATGCAGAATCAATTGCCATTATCACTCCAGAACTCGAAAAGGAATTTCTTGAG ATGCCTACTACCATTGAGGAATTGGAAGCTGCAATTCAAGATAATGTTTCTCAAGCcaattctattctttttctaaacaataatattttggaaGAATATGAACACCGAAAGTGTCAG ATAGAAGCTCTTGCAACAAAACTTGAAGCAGATAAGGAGGAACTGATGAGATGTTTAGCTGAGGTAGATAACCTGAAG GAAAATTGGCTTCCTACATTGAGAAAGCTTGTTGCTCAGATAAATGAGACTTTCAGCCGAAACTTTCAAGAGATGGCTGTTGCAGGAGAAGTTTCATTAG ATGAGGATGGCAAGGACTTTGATCAATTTGGAATACTTATAAAAGTCAAGTTCAG GCAAGCAGGACAGCTTCAAGTTCTCAGTGCCCACCATCAATCTGGAGGG GAGCGGTCAGTTTCGACCattctttatcttatttctCTTCAAGATCTTACAGACTGCCCATTTAGGGTGGTCGATGAGATAAATCAAG GGATGGACCctataaatgaaagaaagatgtTCCAGCAATTAGTGAGAGCTGCCAGCCAACCAAACACTCCCCA GTGTTTCTTACTTACCCCGAAGTTGCTTCCCGATTTGGAGTACAGTGAAGCATGTAGTATTCTGAATATAATGAATGGGCCTTGGATTGAGCAGCCCTCGAAAG CATGGAGCAGTGGAGATTGCTGGGGAACTGTCACAGGTTTACTAGGAGAAAGTCGATGCTAA